ACCTCAAGGCCAAGGCGATCGAGAGCGGACAGAACCCGTACCAACCCACCTACGTGGTGCCCCAGGCCGGGTGATTTCGGCCGGATCGGCCCGGGCCGATAATCTGAACGCCATGGCTGAACTGACGATCCCCGCCGACCTCAAGCCGAAAGACGGACGCTTCGGTTGCGGCCCCTCCAAGGTCCGCCCCGAGCAGCTGACCGCGCTGGCCGCTGCCGGGGATCTGTTCGGCACCTCCCATCGCCAGGCGCCGATCAAGAATCTGGTCGGCCGCGTCCGCGATGGACTGCGCACCCTGTTCTCGGTCCCGGACGGCTACGAGGTGATCCTCGGCAACGGTGGCTCGACCGCATTCTGGGACGCCGCGGCCTTCGGCCTGATCGACAAGCGCTCGCTGCACCTGACCTATGGCGAGTTCAGCTCCAAGTTCGCCTCGTGCGTGGCCAAGAACCCGTTCATCGGCGATCCGATCATCATCAAGACCGACCCGGGCACCGCGCCGCAGCCGCAGTCCGACCCGTCGGTGGACGTCGTCGCCTGGGCCCACAACGAGACCTCGACGGGTGTCTCGGTGCCCGTCCAGCGTCCGGACGGCGACGCACTGGTGCTGATCGACGCCACCTCGGCCGCCGGCGGCCTGCCCGTCGACATCGCCGACACCGACGCGTATTACTTTGCGCCGCAGAAGAATTTCGCCGGCGACGGCGGTCTGTGGCTGGCCATCGTCAGCCCGGCGGCGCTGGCCCGCATCGAGGCGATCGCCGCGACGGGCCGCTGGGTGCCCGACTTCCTGTCGCTGCCGATCGCGGTGGAGAACAGCCTCAAGAACCAGACGTACAACACCCCGGCCATCGCGACGCTCATCCTGCTGGCCGAGCAACTCGACTGGCTCAACGGCAACGGCGGGCTGGACTGGGCCGTCAAGCGCACCGCCGACTCCTCACAGCGCCTGTACTCGTGGGCCGAGAGCACGTCGTTCGCCACCCCGTTCGTCACCGATCCGGCCCTGCGCTCGCAGGTGGTCGGCACGATCGACTTCAGCGATGCGGTGGATGCCGCCGCGGTGGCCAAGGTGCTGCGCGCCAACGGCATCGTGGACACCGAGCCGTACCGCAAGCTCGGCCGTAACCAGCTGCGAATCGGCATGTTCCCCGCCGTGGAGCCCGACGACGTGAGCGCCCTGACCAGCTGTGTCGACTGGGTCGTCGAGAACCTCTGACGAAACCTCGGACTCCATCCCTCTCCCGCCAGCGTGTCAGCCCGGTAACGGGCCGATAACGCAGTAGGGTTCGCGCAGGAGGTCAGGTCGGTATGCGAGAACTCAGAGTCGTTGGTTTGAACGTTGACGGCAGGCGCATCATCTGTGAATCCGACGACTCCGCCAAGGACATGTTCAGCTTGCGTGTCGATGACCGGCTGCGTGCCGCGATACGTGGCGATCAGGTCGCCTCGAGTCAGTCCGAGATCGATGCAGAGGTGCAGAACGTGCTGCGACCCAAGGAGATTCAGGCAAGGATCCGCGCCGGGGCATCGGTCGAGCAGTTGGCCGCCGCAGCGGGTGTGCCCGTCGAGCGGGTCGAGCGGTTCGCCCATCCGGTGTTGCTGGAACGCGCCCGCGCGGCCGAGCTCGCCACCGCGGCGCACCCGGTCCTGACCGACGGCCCCGCGGTGCTGACCCTGCTGGAGACCGTCACCACGGCTCTGGTGGCACGCGGCCTGGATCCCGATTCCATCGGTTGGGACGCCTGGCGCAACGAGGACAGCCGCTGGACCGTCCAGCTGGCCTGGAAGGCCGGCCGCTCGGACAACGTCGCACATTTCCGGTTCACCCCGGGCGCTCACGGCGGAACCGTCACTGCGTCGGACGATGCCGCCCGCCAGCTCATCAACCCCGATTTCGGTCGGCCACTGCGTCCGGTCGCCGCGGTGCCGCACCTGTTCGACCATCACGAAACTCACGAGGTCGAGACACCGGCCGCGGTGCCCGATCAGTTCAGCGCTCCGGCCGAACCCGTACCGGCGCCTGCTCCCCCGGCCCCCAAGCGCAGCCGCAAGGCCCGTCCCGCGGTCCCGGCCTGGGAAGACGTGCTGCTGGGCGTGCGCTCCTCGGGCACCCAGCCCTGACCGCTGTCGAGAAGCCTGTGCTGAAGATTGCGGCCATCAGGTAGCCCCGATCTTCAGCCTTGGTAGCCGTCCACATCAGGCCGCCAGCTCACCGCGGGTGAACTCGCAGTCCGGACCGCAGGCGTGGCCGCTCACCCTGATCCCGTGTCGCCGCATCACCTGGGCGATCTTCGCGGCGGTCCGGCACGGTCGGTCGAACACCTGACGGTAGGACAGTCGGACGGTTGAGCGGCCGTCGACCGCGGCATCGAGATCACGCTCGACATCCTTGTTTCGTGCCGATGCCGTGTTGTGGAACAGGAGGCCATCGAGTTCGACCACGAGCCGTTCACCGTACTCAGCATCGCGGTAGCTCACACCCACGGATGAGGTCGAACGCCTCTGACGAGCCGCCCGGGGTAACCCGTGCGCCCGTTCCACGCGATTGAGGTATCCGTGCTCCAGAACGGAGCAGGTGCCCTCGGCAATGTCGACCATCACTGCCCGCAGCCAGCGTCGTCGGCGAACCCGCCGACGAGCGTCGAGTGCTCGCAGTAGACGTCGCGCGGTAGTGCGCCGCGATTGGCAAGCGTTGGCCAGCACCGCGATCGCATCGAACTCGGATCTGGCCTGGCACGCCACGTCGAGGGCGGCTTCTTCGAAACGCAACCGTGGCGGACCGACGTGCCAGAGCACCCACTCCTGCAGGTGGGCCAGATGGTGGATGCGTACTCCGTGGGGTTCGACCAGCACGCCCCGGTCGCGGGAGACTGCGACGTGGATCACCGCGCCCTCGTCGGTCACCGCCGATTCCAGGCACAACGCCGCCGGAGCCGCGTAAAGCACTGCGGCCCAAGCCCGTTGCAGCCAGGTCAACGGTCCGGTGTGATCTACGTACACGCCGTCGTGGACCCGCGCCCACTCATTGCGCCGGAGAAACCGTCGAATGTCATGCTGCTGCAGCCCGGCATCCAGGGCTTGCCGACGCGAAATCACTCCCGACTGCCGGCGAAGTACGTCCTCGACGTCCACGCCATCGATGCTCACCCACCAGCCCCGACACGACCAGACCCATTCCGCGCACCTGTGGACAACTACCTACGCTGAAGATCGCGGCTACCTGGTGACCGCAATCCTCAGCGCTGACGTGGCGCCCCACTGTGTGGCGAACGCGACTCTCCGATGCGGCTCGAAGTTAGTTATAGTGACTAATAACTAGCTTTGCTATACATCTGGAGGGGTCATGCCACGCACCGACAACGACACCTGGGATCTGGCCACCGGCGTCGGCGCCACCGCCACCGGAGTCGCCGCATCCCGGGCACTGGCCTCCAGCAGTCCCGACCCGCTGATCTCCGATCCGTACGCCCGACCGCTGGTCGACGCCGTCGGTGTGGACTACTACGTCCGCCTGGCCCAGGGCGACCTGGTCGCCGACGGCGCCGCCGAGCCACTCGATCCGCACGTGATCGCCGACGGGATGGCCATCCGGACCCGCTACTTCGACGACTTCTTCCTGGCCGCGGTCGACGCGGGCATCCGCCAGGCCGTCATCCTGGCCTCCGGGCTGGATGCCCGCGCCTACCGGTTGCCCTGGCCTGCCGGGATGACCGTGTTCGAACTGGATCAGCCGGCCGTCATCGAGTTCAAGGGCCGCGCGCTCGCGGATCTGGGCGTCGCACCGGCCGCGGAACTTCATGCCATCGGTATCGACCTACGCCTGGACTGGCCCGCCGCCCTGTGCGCCCGTGGATTCGACCCGCAGGCTCCGACCGCGTG
The genomic region above belongs to Mycolicibacterium sp. HK-90 and contains:
- the serC gene encoding phosphoserine transaminase, translated to MAELTIPADLKPKDGRFGCGPSKVRPEQLTALAAAGDLFGTSHRQAPIKNLVGRVRDGLRTLFSVPDGYEVILGNGGSTAFWDAAAFGLIDKRSLHLTYGEFSSKFASCVAKNPFIGDPIIIKTDPGTAPQPQSDPSVDVVAWAHNETSTGVSVPVQRPDGDALVLIDATSAAGGLPVDIADTDAYYFAPQKNFAGDGGLWLAIVSPAALARIEAIAATGRWVPDFLSLPIAVENSLKNQTYNTPAIATLILLAEQLDWLNGNGGLDWAVKRTADSSQRLYSWAESTSFATPFVTDPALRSQVVGTIDFSDAVDAAAVAKVLRANGIVDTEPYRKLGRNQLRIGMFPAVEPDDVSALTSCVDWVVENL
- the sepH gene encoding septation protein SepH, coding for MRELRVVGLNVDGRRIICESDDSAKDMFSLRVDDRLRAAIRGDQVASSQSEIDAEVQNVLRPKEIQARIRAGASVEQLAAAAGVPVERVERFAHPVLLERARAAELATAAHPVLTDGPAVLTLLETVTTALVARGLDPDSIGWDAWRNEDSRWTVQLAWKAGRSDNVAHFRFTPGAHGGTVTASDDAARQLINPDFGRPLRPVAAVPHLFDHHETHEVETPAAVPDQFSAPAEPVPAPAPPAPKRSRKARPAVPAWEDVLLGVRSSGTQP
- a CDS encoding class I SAM-dependent methyltransferase, which codes for MPRTDNDTWDLATGVGATATGVAASRALASSSPDPLISDPYARPLVDAVGVDYYVRLAQGDLVADGAAEPLDPHVIADGMAIRTRYFDDFFLAAVDAGIRQAVILASGLDARAYRLPWPAGMTVFELDQPAVIEFKGRALADLGVAPAAELHAIGIDLRLDWPAALCARGFDPQAPTAWIAEGLLGYLPPDAQDRLFDNITALSAPGSRIATDWMAGHSELAESRIRTLTAHQREQGLELDDLSDLIFSGDRNAVADYLTDTGWKPETTTAEKMFAVHGRPFRRDEAVAGLLDAHYTAAELVA
- a CDS encoding type IV toxin-antitoxin system AbiEi family antitoxin domain-containing protein: MDVEDVLRRQSGVISRRQALDAGLQQHDIRRFLRRNEWARVHDGVYVDHTGPLTWLQRAWAAVLYAAPAALCLESAVTDEGAVIHVAVSRDRGVLVEPHGVRIHHLAHLQEWVLWHVGPPRLRFEEAALDVACQARSEFDAIAVLANACQSRRTTARRLLRALDARRRVRRRRWLRAVMVDIAEGTCSVLEHGYLNRVERAHGLPRAARQRRSTSSVGVSYRDAEYGERLVVELDGLLFHNTASARNKDVERDLDAAVDGRSTVRLSYRQVFDRPCRTAAKIAQVMRRHGIRVSGHACGPDCEFTRGELAA